From one Lycium barbarum isolate Lr01 chromosome 6, ASM1917538v2, whole genome shotgun sequence genomic stretch:
- the LOC132644462 gene encoding uncharacterized protein LOC132644462 isoform X2: MWRFKPFMPKEQTGLEGRSIDIGSLKVHVRNAIAEGGFSCVYLALHSSKQYALKHIIVNDEESLDLVLKEISVMKSLKGHPNIVTLHAHTILDMSRTKEAFLVMEYCEKSLVGVLENRGAGFFEEKQVLLIFRDVCNAVFAMHCQSPPIAHRDLKAENLLLGADGLWKLCDFGSTSTNHKCFEKPEEMGIEEDNIRKHTTPAYRAPEMWDLYRREFINEKVDIWALGCLLFRICYFKSAFDGESKLQVLNGNYRIPELPKYSTNITDLIRDMLQSSPDARPDITQVWFRVNGLLPDELQKSLPDRPPEMLQHGIDGHEGFSRAAGKTSPMPSRNPPPPPSAAEPNPKSSPASHNSKAGGAATGPIGAFWNTQHATSASVSEETTRSKFDDEIRHSSSSHDKSLLIKQSNVRPKPANRAAEASSSTDFEINFFQDDSGHSVGSNKSSKLGVPTAPQGEAFNAFVAEFCTNKPSPGNNTKQPEKKELLEAEVEKLKQQLSRTNMEKAEMTSKYEKLSAICRSQRQEIQELKQALAARTPSPNRDITRNQASPGSQPSSIPPKMDKIEGTVWELQQGLLGQSQVSPDSKSWQAFADDDPKQQATPVNASSKSVRTRNSHQNRQTSETNTSAFGTDSFRAVPASSSQIKATFDESKKSQRFGEPKNIDSKSASQPAGWAGF; the protein is encoded by the exons ATGTGGAGATTCAAACCTTTTATGCCCAAGGAACAGACTGGGCTTGAAGGTCGGAGCATTGATATTGGCAGTCTCAAAGTTCACGTGCGTAATGCAATTGCAGAGGGTGGATTCTCTTGTGTTTATTTAGCCCTACATAGTTCAAAGCAGTATGCATTAAAGCATATTATTGTTAATGATGAAGAATCTCTTGATTTAGTATTGAAAGAGATTTCAGTGATGAAATCGCTCAAGGGGCATCCTAATATTGTCACACTTCATGCGCATACCATCTTGGATATGAGTCGTACAAAAGAAGCTTTCCTTGTTATGGAATATTGTGAGAAATCCTTGGTTGGTGTCCTTGAGAACCGAGGAGCTGGCTTCTTTGAGGAGAAACAGGTCCTCTTAATATTCAGGGATGTCTGCAACGCGGTCTTTGCTATGCACTGCCAGTCCCCACCCATAGCTCACAG GGATTTAAAGGCTGAGAACCTTTTGCTGGGTGCTGATGGATTGTGGAAGTTGTGTGATTTTGGTAGTACATCAACCAACCACAAATGTTTTGAGAAACCTGAGGAAATGGGAATTGAGGAGGACAATATAAGGAAACACACTACACCTGCATACAGAGCTCCTGAG ATGTGGGATTTGTATCGAAGAGAATTTATAAATGAGAAGGTAGACATATGG GCCCTTGGCTGTCTACTCTTTCGGATATGCTACTTCAAGTCTGCATTTGATGGTGAATCAAAACTTCAAGTTTTAAATGGCAATTACCGGATTCCAGAATTACCAAAATACAGCACTAACATCACGGACCTGATAAGAGATATGCTTCAGTCTTCACCAGATGCCAGACCAGATATCACGCAG GTGTGGTTCCGTGTTAATGGTCTGTTGCCCGATGAGCTTCAAAAGTCGTTACCCGACAGACCCCCTGAAATGCTGCAACACGGTATTGATGGGCATGAAG GATTTTCAAGGGCTGCAGGTAAGACTAGTCCAATGCCTAGCAGAAATCCTCCACCTCCTCCTTCGGCTGCAGAACCTAATCCTAAGTCGTCTCCtgcatcacataattcaaaagctGGTGGAGCAGCTACTGGTCCAATTGGTGCTTTCTGGAATACCCAGCATGCGACAAGTGCCTCTGTTTCAGAGGAGACAACCAGATCCAAATTTGACGATGAGATAAGGCACAGTTCCTCAAGCCATGACAAGAGTCTTCTCATTAAGCAAAGTAATGTGCGACCAAAACCAGCCAATAGAGCAGCGGAAGCCTCCTCATCAACGGATTTTGAAATAAACTTTTTCCAGGATGATTCAGGTCACAGTGTTGGGAGTAATAAATCGTCAAAATTAGGGGTGCCAACTGCCCCCCAGGGTGAAGCATTCAATGCCTTTGTTGCAGAATTCTGTACCAATAAACCAAGCCCTGGAAATAACACTAAACAACCAGAGAAGAAAGAGCTCTTGGAAGCTGAGGTTGAGAAGCTGAAGCAACAGCTGTCACGAACCAACATGGAGAAGGCTGAAATGACATCTAAATATGAAAAGCTATCTGCAATATGCCGATCACAGCGACAGGAGATACAAGAGCTTAAACAAGCTCTTGCTGCCAGAACTCCGTCACCAAATAGAGACATCACTAGGAATCAAGCATCTCCTGGAAGTCAACCATCCAGTATTCCACCG AAAATGGATAAAATTGAGGGAACGGTTTGGGAACTTCAGCAAGGACTACTTGGCCAGAGTCAAGTGAGCCCAGATTCAAAATCATGGCAAGCATTTGCTGACGATGATCCAAAGCAGCAAGCTACTCCAGTTAACGCTAGTTCTAAATCTGTCAGGACAAGAAATAGCCACCAGAACAGACAGACATCTGAAACAAATACATCAGCATTTGGAACAGATAGCTTTAGGGCTGTGCCAGCTTCCAGCTCTCAGATAAAGGCTACTTTCGATGAGTCAAAAAAGTCTCAGCGTTTTGGTGAACCAAAGAACATAGATAGCAAATCAGCTTCCCAACCTGCTGGATGGGCAGGTTTTTAG
- the LOC132644462 gene encoding uncharacterized protein LOC132644462 isoform X1: MLGLFKMWRFKPFMPKEQTGLEGRSIDIGSLKVHVRNAIAEGGFSCVYLALHSSKQYALKHIIVNDEESLDLVLKEISVMKSLKGHPNIVTLHAHTILDMSRTKEAFLVMEYCEKSLVGVLENRGAGFFEEKQVLLIFRDVCNAVFAMHCQSPPIAHRDLKAENLLLGADGLWKLCDFGSTSTNHKCFEKPEEMGIEEDNIRKHTTPAYRAPEMWDLYRREFINEKVDIWALGCLLFRICYFKSAFDGESKLQVLNGNYRIPELPKYSTNITDLIRDMLQSSPDARPDITQVWFRVNGLLPDELQKSLPDRPPEMLQHGIDGHEGFSRAAGKTSPMPSRNPPPPPSAAEPNPKSSPASHNSKAGGAATGPIGAFWNTQHATSASVSEETTRSKFDDEIRHSSSSHDKSLLIKQSNVRPKPANRAAEASSSTDFEINFFQDDSGHSVGSNKSSKLGVPTAPQGEAFNAFVAEFCTNKPSPGNNTKQPEKKELLEAEVEKLKQQLSRTNMEKAEMTSKYEKLSAICRSQRQEIQELKQALAARTPSPNRDITRNQASPGSQPSSIPPKMDKIEGTVWELQQGLLGQSQVSPDSKSWQAFADDDPKQQATPVNASSKSVRTRNSHQNRQTSETNTSAFGTDSFRAVPASSSQIKATFDESKKSQRFGEPKNIDSKSASQPAGWAGF, encoded by the exons ATGTTAG GATTGTTTAAGATGTGGAGATTCAAACCTTTTATGCCCAAGGAACAGACTGGGCTTGAAGGTCGGAGCATTGATATTGGCAGTCTCAAAGTTCACGTGCGTAATGCAATTGCAGAGGGTGGATTCTCTTGTGTTTATTTAGCCCTACATAGTTCAAAGCAGTATGCATTAAAGCATATTATTGTTAATGATGAAGAATCTCTTGATTTAGTATTGAAAGAGATTTCAGTGATGAAATCGCTCAAGGGGCATCCTAATATTGTCACACTTCATGCGCATACCATCTTGGATATGAGTCGTACAAAAGAAGCTTTCCTTGTTATGGAATATTGTGAGAAATCCTTGGTTGGTGTCCTTGAGAACCGAGGAGCTGGCTTCTTTGAGGAGAAACAGGTCCTCTTAATATTCAGGGATGTCTGCAACGCGGTCTTTGCTATGCACTGCCAGTCCCCACCCATAGCTCACAG GGATTTAAAGGCTGAGAACCTTTTGCTGGGTGCTGATGGATTGTGGAAGTTGTGTGATTTTGGTAGTACATCAACCAACCACAAATGTTTTGAGAAACCTGAGGAAATGGGAATTGAGGAGGACAATATAAGGAAACACACTACACCTGCATACAGAGCTCCTGAG ATGTGGGATTTGTATCGAAGAGAATTTATAAATGAGAAGGTAGACATATGG GCCCTTGGCTGTCTACTCTTTCGGATATGCTACTTCAAGTCTGCATTTGATGGTGAATCAAAACTTCAAGTTTTAAATGGCAATTACCGGATTCCAGAATTACCAAAATACAGCACTAACATCACGGACCTGATAAGAGATATGCTTCAGTCTTCACCAGATGCCAGACCAGATATCACGCAG GTGTGGTTCCGTGTTAATGGTCTGTTGCCCGATGAGCTTCAAAAGTCGTTACCCGACAGACCCCCTGAAATGCTGCAACACGGTATTGATGGGCATGAAG GATTTTCAAGGGCTGCAGGTAAGACTAGTCCAATGCCTAGCAGAAATCCTCCACCTCCTCCTTCGGCTGCAGAACCTAATCCTAAGTCGTCTCCtgcatcacataattcaaaagctGGTGGAGCAGCTACTGGTCCAATTGGTGCTTTCTGGAATACCCAGCATGCGACAAGTGCCTCTGTTTCAGAGGAGACAACCAGATCCAAATTTGACGATGAGATAAGGCACAGTTCCTCAAGCCATGACAAGAGTCTTCTCATTAAGCAAAGTAATGTGCGACCAAAACCAGCCAATAGAGCAGCGGAAGCCTCCTCATCAACGGATTTTGAAATAAACTTTTTCCAGGATGATTCAGGTCACAGTGTTGGGAGTAATAAATCGTCAAAATTAGGGGTGCCAACTGCCCCCCAGGGTGAAGCATTCAATGCCTTTGTTGCAGAATTCTGTACCAATAAACCAAGCCCTGGAAATAACACTAAACAACCAGAGAAGAAAGAGCTCTTGGAAGCTGAGGTTGAGAAGCTGAAGCAACAGCTGTCACGAACCAACATGGAGAAGGCTGAAATGACATCTAAATATGAAAAGCTATCTGCAATATGCCGATCACAGCGACAGGAGATACAAGAGCTTAAACAAGCTCTTGCTGCCAGAACTCCGTCACCAAATAGAGACATCACTAGGAATCAAGCATCTCCTGGAAGTCAACCATCCAGTATTCCACCG AAAATGGATAAAATTGAGGGAACGGTTTGGGAACTTCAGCAAGGACTACTTGGCCAGAGTCAAGTGAGCCCAGATTCAAAATCATGGCAAGCATTTGCTGACGATGATCCAAAGCAGCAAGCTACTCCAGTTAACGCTAGTTCTAAATCTGTCAGGACAAGAAATAGCCACCAGAACAGACAGACATCTGAAACAAATACATCAGCATTTGGAACAGATAGCTTTAGGGCTGTGCCAGCTTCCAGCTCTCAGATAAAGGCTACTTTCGATGAGTCAAAAAAGTCTCAGCGTTTTGGTGAACCAAAGAACATAGATAGCAAATCAGCTTCCCAACCTGCTGGATGGGCAGGTTTTTAG